The Schistocerca gregaria isolate iqSchGreg1 chromosome X, iqSchGreg1.2, whole genome shotgun sequence nucleotide sequence GACTCGTAACCGGGAACGCCCCAGTTTGACTCTAGGTACTGATTCTTCGTATTATATTTACTGAACTGCGCTGTAAAGTAGCTGAACAACTTAAAGTTAGGTTAATTAAGAAATATCGGTAGTAGTTCCATATCTAACAAATTTTAAGCTAGACGAATGAAAGTTTACAGTAACCTCTGTTGATACTTATACCACAACTGACGACAGTGCGAAGTCGTACGATGGCTTGTGGTTTATATTAAGATATCACCGTAGCAGCGCCACGCCGCAGTATGACACATACGCTTTGAAATGTAACTAGCAGAATCCCAAAATATTTATTACTGTTCAATAAAATGTGGGATTATGTAGATACAAATACGATCAATAGTCTAGTTTGTAGGAATGAGCATTTCTGAATCCATGCGATGCGATAGGGCGGTCTGATCTAAAGAGTAACAAAATAATTTCCACATGCAGCGGACAGTGGCATACGCTGCCAGCCTAATGGATAGATTtcgataaaaaaagaaagaaaatattaaatcAATACAACGAAGAAAGTGGGTAACTAACTCATtctgtaaaaaacaaaaacaaaaaaataaaaaaataaataaactctcGAAAGCAAAGGTCTGAAGACAAACAGTTTGGATCACCAGGAAGTTCCATTGCAGCACACATTTCTCTGCAGAAAGCAAGAGACAACCCATTCTGGTGTTAAGTGGTTGTACCACACATTCTTTCTTACTCTTCTTTCTAATTCTCTATCTCGCCCTCCATATATGCAGAAGAAACTGTGTTGTCTTTGGAAAACGGATGCTTGTCCGGTAAGAGCGATTTCCGcgaaacacagaaacacaagagCTCATATAGTGGTCTAGCACACAGCTTTTGTGTCTAAGGAAATTCATGGTGAGCTTCCATGCATCTTTTTcgtattaattttgtaattattctAACTCCCACCGTTCGGTCATTTATTTGGCAGAATAGTGTCTGTTAATGAGCAAATTATTGCAAATCAGGCAATCAGCAATAACACGAAACATGTCGTAGATGATTATTATACCAAAGAGTGACATATGTCGTTTCGTGGGTGGTAAAACATGAGTTCTTACAGGAAAAGAGGTAACATAGAGTGTTCCATGTTAAACTACTGAATGTGTTGAAATGACTGGCCAGTTCCAACAACTTGAAATGTACATCACGTTCATGGTTACCAAAAGCAATTTCTCCATCTTTCAAGGTTTTGTTCAACATGAGGACATAATTTTCGTttgtaaacaaagaaaaaatttcccaactGCTTGTTCAACCACTTTATATCAAGATAAGGAGTGGTAACCATTTGTACCAGTCGAAGtactttctgtaaatatttttcttgTCTCAGAAGCATACAAAGGAAAATTACCTTAGCGAGTAACGGGTTGGCATGGAAGTGTTAAAAACGTATATACATCGAAATTAACTACACTAGACGTTCTTCACCAAATGATGACATCTGCTCTTTAACTTGACGTGATTTTTTAATTGTGTTCATCTGTTAAGCATTTACTCCAATTAGCCGTGCTGCGTTTTCCCTTCTGTAACGACCTGTTAAATACTCCAACGGTTACAGGTAGGCGTCAACTCAACATAGATTACGACATACAAATCAATATTGTGTTGCATATGTTAGGAGTCCTTGATTCACAGCCCGAAATATATAGCCCGTTCATGATCGTGATGGTGTTAAGTGACATTTGATGAATTATGAAACCAAGTGCACAAGCACCGTGACATGATACCGTCCATGTAATTTTGACCATTGACGTGCTGGAACACGTAATGTGCAATGGAGAAAATGTCAGCCATGAAATAACGTATACCATTTACCTGATGTTCATGTTTAACCTCAGGAGCGTTTCATCTCACCTCCGCTTGTAATGTCGACAGACAGTTTGCTTTGTATCAGAGAGACTTACTGTAGTCCCTTACGTGACTCCACATTAAATAATCGTGCTCattcccattgcagactgttagtcATGGACTTTCTAGCTGATCGGGGTCGCTCTCCTGGTATCGTATTTTTATCGTTTCGAAATTCTTGGCTAGCCGTTTTAGTAACCGCAAAGACTGTACGTTAACCAATGCACCAGTTGTGTTTAACTTCCTCTCTGCAGAGAAGGAACATTAACTAAGCTTCATTAGAAAGCAAATTCATTGCGACCTTACTGGATAAAGTAATTCAAACTTATGTAGATAATACATTGTTACTGCGGTTCTCCCAGAACTCGAATGTCCATGCTTGTAGTCCTGAATTTAGGCTACTTTATTGAGCAATAATGAATTTTCATGAGTCATGCTTCTGATACCACCTACGAACATTTCTCAAATGCAATCATTCCTGAGTTTGCTGTAGCTGACGCCAGACGAATTTAAGCACTAAAGAGCTGACTCTGGCAATTGCAGATCAAATAATATTAGCCACTTGAAAACAAAAACGCGTCAAGCTTTTACTGAGAAAGGACTGGCAGCAAAAGCGACCTGTTACTGTCAGCCCCTGTTACCAGAATCTCACGCAACTTCGTTTCTCGCAACGAGTTGCGCAACTGTGCCAGTCTGTTAGTCAAGTTTAATGAGTGAACGAGCTGTATGTACCGTATCCCCAGTGTTCTTACTCGACAGCTGCCATCCATCAACGTTTTTCCGCCGTAATTTCGGCGTTATTTGTTATTGAGTAGCACTGTTGCCTCATCGCGTTGATTAATTGACAGCTCCGCATTCTCTCGCTTTCGGTCAAGGTGATTTTTCCTACTGAACATGCCCGAGAACCTGTTTCTGGAATAAAGAATGAATTTAAAGCGGTTGTTCATTCCGTGAGAACACGCGTAAGCTTGTAATAGTCTCGACTTCTTGGTGCAGCGCGCTCCAATTACGCAGGCTCGTTAAATACGACGTAATACACTTCTGTTCCCTGTGTTTCTGTCTACATTCAGTGATCAATCATTCTAGGATGAGTAATTCCAAGCGTCCGTTTGAGAAGGGTGAAGAGTGTACTACATACAGTGCATTACACATACAACACAATAAATCAGTTGAACATAAATTGTACTTCTGAGAATCATGTAATCTGATGAAATAGTTTCGAGACTATTTACTTTGAGGAGGTTATCTTTTGTCATCCCCTTGAACTTAATTTTTACAACCCATTTCATTAATTATTAGTAGAAGATCATTTTCAAATAGTTTCGTAGTTCAATTTTACCTTCGTTGCTTACGCTATTGGAATATTTCAACTCTATTTGCGATGAAGGGGTCAGTACTTGTCATATTGTTGGGTTTTATCTTTagaactgaaaaatggttcaaatggctctgagcacttatgcgacttaacttctgaggtcatcagtcgcctagaacttagaactaattaaacctaactaacctacggacaccacacacatccatgcccgaggcaggattcgaacctgcaaccgtagtagtcgcgcggttcctgactgagcgcctagaaccgctagaccaccgcggccggcttttagaaCTGAAACTATGATTTGTTTGTGGAGGATCATTTCGAAACAGTTTCATCCTAATAATTAACAATAGTCGCTTACGCCATTGTAATTAACGTGAACAAAAATACTTCATGTGAGGTTCAAATGTGAATTATAGTTATCAAGTAAACACTGGATCAGAAATTACTTTTAACAGCAAATACTGCATAGTCGGACATAAATATTACGTCCGTTTTGGcggaaatttttttttaacatacagTGGAGATTCAAATGTTACTTTCGTTTTACGCATTACACAAGTTTGGTCACTGAAGGAAACATTTAGATAACAACCGCCATTCTTGAATGACGTATACGGAGGTCAGTTGACAACTGCCTGCAGTACTTCACCATGGAATGGTAAATACTCTAAATAATGAGAAACGCGAAATTTTCAACCGATTTAAACAGCTAACAGTTAAATAATTCATTTCGGGAAATACAGTCAGAAACAGAGGAAATTTGAAGAAGTAGCCACAAGTTTTCTGTGGAAATTGTTACTTTGTTGATGAATGTCAAaaacaaaacttgttacatgaTGAGTGATGAAGTTAAGGTAAAGCACAGTTCAGCTCGTCGAGTGTCTCCCGCAATAGATTTGAAAAATGATGTCACATATGATTGCTGGGGTGAAACAGCTTGGAACAAGTTCACTATCTCAAGAATAAATGGCCAAGGCCGTGATTTGTTCGCGCTCATTGTCACTAATGTTCCATAGTATTCCACGTGTGGTTCTCTGTATATGATATACAAAGCTTGGCAGCAGTTAGTGCGAAACATTGCCTGTGCAACACATACTATTAGCGTCGCTCAATTCGTTTGAGAGAATATAACTAGacgaagaaatttttttttcacatttgagaGGACAGCAATGTGTCAGTTAAGTAGGGGCAAGTGAACAATTTCTAGGATCATTGGCAGCCGCCTTATCTCAGTATGTTGAAACTGATTTCGTAGTGGGCCAAGTTGTTGACGCAGATTAACTGCCATATGAATGTCTTCTGAAATCAGACGCCAAACAAGCCCGTGACGCAGTACTGTTGCTTTTATTATGAGTCTAAAACATTTCCGCAGCTCGAAAAAGTGGAACACACAATGAACTGATGACGATCGTAGAGTTGTGTGCTGAGTCTTTGCGTAATTTCGAATAGGCTAGGTTCTTTCGAGAAATCTTTTTAAAAGCCAGTTTGATACGCATCACAGTCCACTGGTCGCTCCTTTGTGCAGATAACCTACGCTCTGTAACCTCTCATGTCACACAGTGGTCCCTGTTACATCTTGCACAGCATTTAACAGTACATCTTTCGAAGCACACATATATACTTACAAGCGACTTTCATTTAGTTGTCTTCGACTTCCATTTTAGTAGTTACAGATTTAAAATTGTACAGTTTACTGCTGCCCCAGTATCTCATCTCTCATCTTACAGCTTTCTGTATACCACTGTATGTGATCGGTTAGACATTTGAGTTTTGCATTCCTGAATGGATATTATTTCTTTACACGTTTCGATTTCTACACGTATCCATGTACGCTCAAGTTTTATGTTCTAACGTACTAGGTATTTGTCAGTGACTGATACGAACACTGCAGTAACTGAGCGCTGTCTTCATGGAAATAGTTTTAATAAAGTTGACCTATATTATCTTAACTGGCGTAACATGTGTTATAGACATAGCTGTATGCTATAGTTGACTGCGACAGCCGAATTTTAAACGATTGATTGTGTCTGGGTACTACGAACATTGGTATGAAAGGGATTGAGAAAATAAAATGTACAGCATAGCACACACCTGAAGGCGGCCAGCTAGAGGATTTTAAGTGTAATGTTACCACTATCCTTAAcaatctctctcacgcacacacgatGTACGAACTATAGTCTTTCTTAATTTAGaagcccggccgcggtggccgagcggttctaggcgctacagtctggaactgcacgaccgcaggttcgaatcctgcatcgggcttggatgtgtgtgatttccttaggttagttaggtttaagtagttctaagttctgggggactgatgacatcagaagttaagtcccatagtgctcagaaccatttgaaccatttttaattcagAATGTTGCAATAACATGGTAAAATTTCGTTTCACGTTTGTGATTAAAGCAGATATTTCTGCATCGAATGCAATACAGTGTCACCGTTGTAGGGGCATGGGTCATCATTCCCTACGTCAATAGCTGCTACACCTCAATTAAATGAACGAAATTCGTGGATTCGTGATGCAGGAAAAACGCTCTGTGTAACTAACGGAACTTTTCTCGTGTAAATAAACACCGTTTTATATGGTCTGTTACAAAAAGAAGACGCCAAGAGAAAATGGGTTTGGCGAGCTACTTCATGGGTTTTTTTACACAGGGAAGAACCTTCTCGTTTTTACTGAAGGTTTCGTATGCGTTAAAGAGTGAGGTACACTTCACATGTTATGATTAGCATCACAATATATGCGAACGTGAACTGTAACATTTACTGAAACTTACTATAAAGTGTTTCAACATGAGttgtaaaaagaaatgaaaaaattaatgactTGTTAATTTACTATCATCATCACCATGGGCACTGGAGGCAGTAGACAGCAGGGGCATCTCTGAGAACATTTAGAGTACAACGATAAATGAGATATATGGTTTGACATCTTTTAGTGATGCAGCTGTACAGCtagcaaggaaatcggccgtttctCATTGAAAGGAGAGATTCCGGCGAATGCTTTATAAGATTTAAAAAGGATCACGAGAAACACATTCGAATGGGCAAATAGTGGCTCCTCCCAAGTATACAGCGCTACACAGTTTCCCCGAAATCCATTAGAGAATAATTTAGAGGAATTGTAGGAATATGGACACTACTTCGATTTATATGAATTGCAACAGTGTAGTTGATTGAGGCGTTTTTGAAAATTAACTGTCTAATAAAATTAACAATGAAACATGAGCATATTTCTCCTTGATTAAGTTTCCTGTCATACTTCCGTTTGATTCTGACACATCCTATGTGTTTCCCCAGAAATTTTGTAGTCACAGCGTGACACTTAGAAGATCATGGAGAACAATACTACTTATTTTTAATGCACTAAGCCGTCTTTGTGTTCCGCTGCTAGACCGACCATGAGAACTATATTTTAATGTGCGCCCCCGAACTGGCTGTTCCTTGCCTAAGTTTAACTACAGGGTTTCTATGGGATCTGTACATAGAGGTCTGAAGAGTATTCGTAGTTTTTGCACTAAAAGCCAATTCTTCGAATTTTATAAGCAGATTATAGCGCCTTCGTACGAGCGTCTACAAGTTACGGTACTTAAATATTTCAGTTATAGTATGGCGCTATTCAAATAAGACTGCGAGTATCTGCTCTGGCAGTTTCCGTATGGGTCATAGGGCGACGTGATACGAAACCCACACTAGAACAGTAGTGTAGTAAGTAAGACCCGTACAAGTTTCATATAAGGAAACTCTTTTGAAGACAAGCCAGTGTCTCATTATCCTACcaagtcttccttccactttacctACAAATGGGCATCATTCAGACTCTTTAGAAATTTTTGTGATCAGATAGCCATATGACGCGATTGTAATCAAAGGCTACCACATATTTAAGTTTTCGAAGACTGTAGAGCTTTACATGGCTCTGTGTTAAAAGCTGGTAGGTGGATGACACATCAGGCGGATATTTAGTCAATATTCAAAAAGAAATTAGTGCAGTTTCTATCGGATAACACTTCATCGCAGTTGTCAATGCTGAGATGACAACTACACGTTTCTAAAATTTGATCTCCTAGAAACAATTTTCCGACTGAATCCAAACACATCGAATGTATACAACAATGAATGGCCAATGAAGTGATGGTCTACACGTAAGCGTAAGAACACCCTACATTTTGCCATCAGATGGTTCAATGCTATGCCAAGCTCAGAAAGATACGAGCCGTCACACagcgtaggaaaaaaaataccaacgTCCCCTATGGAGGTCAAAATAAGCAAAACCCACGAGTCAGTCTCTTTTGAATGAGACACGGTGTTTTCTATGGGGGAAATGTTTTTTCTCATATAGCGATATTAAGGATTGTACAGGATATACTGCATTGACTAGCAGGCATATGTATAAACAGTGGATAGAAGCAAGTCGCAAGAAGTCAGTTAGTTCAAAATGACTTTCTTAAACGTGGGGTAACAAGGGAAATTTTCGACTTTGTACCCAACCCTGCCCTAAATGAGAACTGTCCATTTCTTGTGTAATCCTAATCGCTGTTTAGCTTCTTTATTCGTTTATTGAGGTCTTCACGAATTAAAATTAGACTAAAAGGAGTACGTCTCAATAACTCTTTTTGAATAACACAATCCTAACATGGTGCTTGCAACAAAAACTCGATTCCTCTTTCATTGTTTCATTATCGGTCGATGGAAAGCCGTAATAAATAAAAGATAACATGAAATCTACTCTCTACAACAGCCTTGCGTTGGCTCACTTGATATAACGTGAGTAGCTCCATCTAGTACCCATAAGGAGAAATAATTCTTCTCGAACTGTAGCACAACCTACTCCTAACCGAATTTCCTCGTGatttcctttcccccctccccattTTGGTGCCGTCCAATCATTTCCGTACTTACAATTTCCTCCCCTCCTACTTCGCCCTCTCCCTTCCCCTTTTCTTTTTCGTCGTCAATGTTTTCGCCTGTCAAAAAATGCGCCCTGACGGATCGGTGCTCAAGGCATGCGCCCGTACTGTCATACCCTTTCTACGCCACTACCTCCATGTACAGTTCGACAACTGCAACTGCTGAGAAGATATTTCTAGACTTTGGTTAGTTAGAAATTATATCATCATTGTTTTCCAGAAATCACTATTGATAGTTGCAGACTCGGTTACGAGTACAAACCAAATAAAAGAAGATTCTGGAGTACCGTAACAAGCCTGTGTTTCACTCCATGTGGCAACGTTTCGAGGTCCTGATTGCTGCACGTGACGGCTTAGCAACATAATGTGTTCTCAGTGTCAGAGATATTATTCTGTTCGTTTCTCCTACAAGTGTATTCTTTGGTGTACTATAAAATTTAGCGTAATATATTGgcggaaatgggaagtgttacATCATGAACAACTTGGGTGAACGCTAACAAGCTGATTCACCGGCATTTCCATGCCTGTTGGATACGTTTATTATAATTTCATCCTCATGCGAGCTTACTGCCTGTGTTTTCAGTGTAGAAAGAATCGTCCTGCAAATAAAGGGCGTTGTGAGTACATTGTGGCTATTGGGGATTTCTAACGTTACTGAAGCTTTCCTAGTGGAGATGGCAACACAAGATGTCCAGATAATGTGCGCATGAAGCCTATTGCCATCTTCCGGAATTTGAGAAAGTTCGGATCACTGACATGCAGGACTTGGGAGCTTCATACCGACCGATCTTACTGGCAGTTGGCTGTAGTTCAGTGAGTGCAAAATAAGTGATGGTAAGGTGGGCTCAGGACAGCGGTGTGACAAGAATAGTAGAAACAGGTCCATTCAGAAGGATTAAACCATAATGAGATCGTTGGACTGGTTCTGACAATAAGAGAAGTGACAATACCTGAAATTCAGGAACAGTTAACAAGCAGAGTGTCACCATCTATAACCTGGAAGAGAGTGCTGAAAGCTGTAGTCAGACCTCGAGTTGCCAAGCATCGTTCACCATTGACACACTTGCACAGACAGGAGAGATTTATGTGCTGTAGACCAGAGGCAACTGGGACATTGAGTGGATCCTGTGATGCTGAGCGACGAGTCTTGCTTCTGTTTGTGGCGGTCAGATGGACGCCAGTATGCCCGTAGACGACATAGTGAAAGGTCAAAGGAAGCAGTGCTTCTCGAAGTGCAGATCTCACCAATACCTAGAATTCAGATGCGGGGCACAGTTTTATATGACAACAGGACTGATTGTATAACTGCTGAAGTCAGGCTGAATGGCCACCAGTGTGTGACGAGAATGGTAAACATGTTGTCGTACCCTATATGACCAAGAAACCAAGGGGTATATTCCAGCAGTGTAATGTAAGACTTCACACTGTGGTTCACATCCAATACAGTTCGAAGAATGTACGGATCCCTGACTAGCCTTCCTGGCTTGGCACTCATAGAAAATCTCTGAGACAGTGAGGCGAAGTGTGCTTGCATACCAGTCTCCGACTGGCAATGTTCAAGAACTGGCAAAGCACGTGTGTCAGGGATGCCAAGAAATATTTGTCGCGATAACACTGGTAAGCTGTTTGCTTTCCGTGATACAACGAATACAGGAGTGTATTCATGCCTATGTTAGTCATGACCCATTCCAGTATCGAACGGAATGAAATTTCGGTCATTTAATAGCTGTTATGTGATGAATATCCCCACAAAGTTTGATACATATATGTTTCACAGTGTAACACTTCCCTTTTCCGTCAgtcttctacagggtgttacaaaaaggtacggccaaactttcaggaaacattcctcacacataaataaataaaatatgttatgtggtcatgtgtccggaaacgcttaatttccatgttagagctcattttagtttcgtcagtatgtactgctctTAATCGATTCACCGCCCGTTGGTCcagttgaaggaagataatgttgacttcggtgcttgtgttgacatgcgactcattgctttacagtagtggcatcaagcacatcagtacgtagtatcaacaggatagtgttaatcacgaacgtggttttgcagtcagtgctatgtttacaaatgcggagttggcagatgcctatttgatgtatggattagcacggggcaatagccgtggcgcggtacgtttgtatcgagacagatttccagaacgaaggtgtcccgacaggaagacgttccaagcaattgagcggcgtcttagggagcacggaacattccaggctatgactcgcgactggggaagacctagaacgacgaggacacctgcaatggacgaggcaattctccgtgcagttgacgataaccgtaatgtcagcgtcagagaagttgctgctgtacaaggtaacgctgaccacgtcactgtatggagagtgctacgggagaaccagttgtttccgtaccatgtacagcgtgtgcaggcattatcagcagctgattggcctcagcgggtacacttctgcgaatggttcatccaacaatgtcaatcctcatttcagtggaaatgttctctttacggatgaggcttcattccagcgtgatgaAATCATaaactttcacaatcaacatgtgtgggctgacgagaatccgcaagcaattgtgtaatcacgtcatcaacacagatgttctgtgaacgtttgggcaagcattgttggtgatgtcttgattgggccccatgttcttccacgtacgctcaatggagcacgttatcatgaattcatacgggatactctacctgtgctgctggatcatgtgccttcacaagtacgacacaacatgtggttcatgcacggtggagctcctgcgcatttcagtcaaagtgttcgtacgcttctcaacaacagattccgtgaccgatggattggtagaggcggaccaattccatgtcctccacgctctcctgacctcaaccctcttgactttaatttatggggccatttgaaagctcttctctacgcaaccccggtaccaaatgtagagactcttcgtgctcgtattgtggacggctgtaatacagtacaatacgccatcctccaggactgcatcagcgcatccgggattctatgcaacggagggtggatgcatgtatcctcgctaacggaggacattttgaacattttctataacaaagtgtttgaagtcacgttggtacgttctgttgctgtgtgtttccattccatgattaatgtgatttgaagagtagtaataaaatgagctctaacatagaaagtaagcgtttccggacacatttccacataacatattttctttctttgtgtgtgaggaatgtttcctgaaagtttgcctgtacctttttgtaacaccctgtatattccaagtGATTAACGTGTGACAGTAACTGTTCTGTTTCATTCGCCTGAAAAAAAGGTCCCGGTGCACAATCACATTTATTTAAAGAGTCTCGAGCTTAGCACGACGCCTGGCCAAATTTTGCTACAACCTGTTGTGAGGGCTCTGTTAAGAGAGTGATTTCTGTGTCGGACAGATGGCGGCGACGTGCAGCCCCCCGTGCGGCGCTGGCGCCACCAGCGCAGGCGGAGGGTGTCGCGGTCCGAGGCGTGGCTGCAGTTCTCGCTGCCGGAGCGGCACACGGCGGTGGTGTCGCACGCGTCGCTGCACGTGCTGCTGCGGGCCGCGGAGTCGGCCGCCGCCGACGGGCAGCCGGTGACGGTGCGCGCCTACCAGCTGGCGCCGCCgctgcgccgccgccgcctgctcgACGAGCGCCGCGTCCACCTGGCGGCCGACGCGCCCAAGTGGGCCGACTTCGACGTGACGCGCGCCGCCGCCTCGTGGCTCGAGGTGGGCGAGAGCGACGCGCGGCTGCAGCTCGAGTGCGCCGGCTGCGCGCAACGCAACCTCACGTTCGGGGTGCTCCGAGACGACGCGCCCGCGCTCCACGTCCTCGCCGAAGTCTTCCCCGACGGGGCGTCGGCGCGCCACAAGCGCAACGTCGTCGAGTACGAGAAGGTCAACTTCCGGCAGGTGAAGTGCCGCAAGGAGAAGCCGCGTTGCTGCAGGCACATTATGCCTGTCGTTTTCAAGGACATCGGATTCGAATTC carries:
- the LOC126298007 gene encoding bone morphogenetic protein 2 — translated: MLSSHSSVLLLLLVLTAAAAAGAAGAAAATPAVDRLRRRILAGLGLDAVPDVTKMNVSREEYEHMYGVYLRTVEENRRTRRGRQAAAEVAPGALQLLTYTSSDGGDVQPPVRRWRHQRRRRVSRSEAWLQFSLPERHTAVVSHASLHVLLRAAESAAADGQPVTVRAYQLAPPLRRRRLLDERRVHLAADAPKWADFDVTRAAASWLEVGESDARLQLECAGCAQRNLTFGVLRDDAPALHVLAEVFPDGASARHKRNVVEYEKVNFRQVKCRKEKPRCCRHIMPVVFKDIGFEFIRQPLTFDLGYCKGRCPREFNPVNNHAFFQSILWSKVKHDNKYGVPRPCCAPKRLEPLEILHLDEHDPKKLKRVVWDDMRVIECACA